Within the Mumia flava genome, the region TCATCGAGCCGCTCGAGCCCGGCTTCGGCTACACGCTCGGCAACTCGCTGCGTCGCACGCTCCTGTCGTCGATCCCGGGTGCCTCCGTCACGTCGATCAAGATCGACGGCGTGCTCCACGAGTTCTCGACCGTCCCCGGTGCCACCGAGGACGTCACCGAGATCATCCTCAACCTGAAGAACCTCGTGGTCAGCTCCGAGCACGACGAGCCCGTCGTGATGTACCTGCGCAAGCAGGGCCCCGGAGACGTCACCGCCGCGGACATCGCGCCGCCGGCCGGTGTCGAGGTGCACAACCCCGATCTCAAGATCGCGACGCTCAACGACAAGGGCAAGCTGGAGCTGGAGCTGGTGGTCGAGCGCGGACGCGGCTACGTGTCCGCCGTCCAGAACAAGTCCGGCGACGAGGAGATCGGCCGCATGCCGGTCGACTCGATCTACAGCCCGGTCCTCAAGGTCACGTACAAGGTCGAGGCCACCCGAGTCGAGCAGCGCACCGACTTCGACAAGCTCATCATCGACGTCGAGACGAAGCGCTCGATCACGCCGCGCGACGCGGTGGCGTCGGCCGGCAAGACGCTCGTCGAGCTGTTCGGGCTGGCCCGTGAGCTCAACGTCGAGGCGGAGGGCATCGACATCGGCCCGTCGCCGGTCGACGAGGCGCTCGCGGCCGACCTGGCCCTGCCGGTGGAGGACCTCCACCTGACGGTCCGTTCGTACAACTGCCTCAAGCGCGAGGGCATCCACACCGTGGGTGAGCTGATCTCGCGCTCCGAGCAGGACCTGCTGGACATCCGCAACTTCGGTTCGAAGTCGATCGACGAGGTCAAGGCGAAGCTCCACGAGATGGGCCTCGGCCTCAAGGACAGCCCGGCGGGCTTCGACCCGACCGCGGTGGTCGACTCCTACGACGACGACGAGAGCTTCGCGGAGGACGAGCAGTACTGAGCCACCGGCTCCGCACTGTTCTCCGCACGACACCCAGGAGAAACTGCAATGCCCACGCCTACCAAGGGTCCGCGGCTCGGCGGGAGCCCGGCGCACCAGCGCCTCATCCTCGCCAACCTCGCGACCAGCCTCTTCGAGCACGGTCGCATCACCACGACCGAGGCCAAGGCCAAGCGCCTGCGGCCGTACGCCGAGTCGCTGATCACCAAGGCGAAGGTCGACACCGTCGCCAACCGCCGTCAGGTCGTCAAGGTCATCCGTGACAAGTCGATCCTGCACGAGCTGTTCACCGAGATCGCGCCGAAGTACGCGACCCGTCCCGGTGGCTACACGCGGATCACCAAGATCGGCCCCCGCAAGGGCGACAACGCCCCCATGGCCGTGATCGAGCTCGTCGAGGAGAAGGACTTCTCCGTGACGACGAAGCCGGCCAAGGCCGAGACTGCGGCCCCGGCCGAGGCGGACGAGGTCAAGGACGCGATCGCCGCGACCGAGGCCGAGACCGAGGAGGCCGCCGAGGCCGCCGCTGCTGAGGCGACGACCGACGAGGCTCCGGCCGCCGAGGAGACCGAGGCCGCCGAGGCGCCCGCGGACGAGGCTGCTGCCGAGAAGACCGACGACGCCGAGGCCGACAAGGCCTGACGCCGCTCGACCCGCCGTACGCCCGCTGTCGCTCGACGGCGGGCGTACGACACCCGAGGCCGGCGCCCCTGCGAGGGGTGCCGGCCTCGGGCGTTTGTCCTCGCCCCACCCCGACGCTCTAGGATGCTCCCGTGCTCATCATCGCAATCATCCTCTTCGGCATGCTCGCCGGCGCCGCCGCCCAGTTCATCGTCGGCCGGGCCTCGTCCGGTGTCGACTGGACCATGGCCTTCGTCGCCGGCATCGCCGGCTCGTTCATCGGCGGGCTGCTGATCAGCCTGATCTCCGGCGACGGTCTGGACATCCGGCCCAGCGGCATCATCGGCTCCATCGCCGGCGCGGTCATCGTGACGGCCGTCTGGACCTGGTGGCGCGAGCGCAGCACCGCCGGCCTGGGCTGAGCAGCCCGCGTACCCGTCGCGCCAGGACGACCGCCCAGGACAGCTCCTGCAGGAATGGGCGACCGGCCTCGGGACGTTGTCACCTGGTATGGCATCGGTGAAGCTCTCGGTCCTCGACCTCGTCCCCGTCCGTACCGACCAGACGACGGCTGACGCCCTCGCTGCGACGGTCGCGCTCGCCCAGACCGCCGACCGGCTCGGGTTCACCCGCTACTGGGTGGCCGAGCACCACAACATGCCCGCCGTGGCAGCGACGTCGCCGCCGGTGCTGATCGGCCTCCTCGCCGGCCGTACGGACCGGATCCGGGTCGGCTCCGGTGGGGTCATGCTGCCCAACCACGCCCCGTTGGCGGTGGCCGAGCAGTTCGCTCTGCTCGAGGCGGCCTATCCCGACCGGATCGACCTGGGCCTCGGTCGCGCCCCGGGTTCGGACCCGGTCACGTCGTGGGCGCTGCGCGGCGCCGCCGGCCGTGACGACACCGACGTCCAGCAGTTCCCGCAGTACCTCGACGACGTGATGGCGCTGATGGACTCCTCCGTCGGCGTGCGGGTGCCGATCCGCGGTCAGGACTACCGCCTGCGGGCCACGCCGGCCGCGACGTCGACCCCGCGCCAGTGGCTGCTCGGCTCGTCGACCTACTCCGCGCACCTCGCCGCGGCGAAGGGCCTCCCGTACGTCTTCGCACACCACTTCTCCGGCCACGGCACGGCCGAGGCACTCGCCATCTACCGCCGTGAGTTCCAGCCGAGCGAGACCACGCCGGCGCCGCGGACGTTCCTGACGGTCAACGCCGTCGTCGCGCAGACGCGGGACGAAGCCGTCGCGCTGGCGATCCCGAACCTCCAGTCCATGGCGAGACTGCGGACCGGGGCGTCGCTCGCCGCGCTCGACCTGGTGGAGGACGCGGAGAAGGCCGAGCTGACGGGGCAGCAGCTGGCCATGGTGGAGGAGGGGCTGGCCCGCAACATCGTCGGCGACCCGGCGCAGGCCGCGCAGGAGGTCCGCCGGCTCGCCGCGCAGTTCGACGTCGACGAGGTGATGGTGCACCCCGTCGCCTCGGCCCGGCAGGGAGAGGACCCGCGACGGTCGGACGCACGGGAGCGCACCCTGGCGCTGCTCGCCGAAGCGCTCGACGGCTGAGACGGTGGTCGCACTGCGTGACGTCGTCGACGTCGTCGTGTTCGACGTCCTCGGCACCCTGGTCGACGAGCCCAGTGGCCTGCGTGCCGCGATCGCGGAGGCGGTCCCGGCCGCGGACGACGCGGCCCTGGGGGAGCTCGTCGGGCTCTGGCAGACGGTCGTCGAGGACCAGCAGCTGCGGATCGCTGCGGGCGACCGTGCGTACGCCCCCAGCGACGTCGTCGACGCGGAGGCGGCGGAGGCGGTCGCGGCGCGGGCCGGTCTGGGTGACGTGGAGGTGGTCGCACGGCTGGCAGCCGCCGGACGCCGGCTGCCGGCGTGGCCCGACGCCGACGGAGGGTTGGAGCGGCTGGCGCGTCGGTATCCGCTGGTCGGGCTCTCGAACGCCAGCCGGGCGTCCCTGCTGCGGCTGGACGCGGCGGCCGGGCTGCGCTGGCACCTGGCGCTGTCCAGCGAGGACGCCGGCGCCTACAAGCCGGCCCCGGAGGTCTACGGGCTGGCCCTCAGCGCCGCGGCGGTCCCGGCGGAGCGCGTCCTGATGGTCGCGGCGCACGCGTGGGACCTCCGGGGCGCCCGGGCCGTCGGGATGCGGACCGCCTACGTCGAGCGACCGGTGGGCGACCCCCCGAGGACCGACGACGGGTTCGACCTCGAGGTCGGCGGTCTCGACGCCTTGGCGGACGCCCTCGGAGCGTGACGACACGGATGCGCGCCCCCCGACGTAATCGCGTTGACGCAGGTATGAGACTGAGCCCATGGGCCACGTCGACCTGAGCAGCATCCGCTACCACCTGCCGGACGGCCGGGTGCTGCTCGACGACGTCTCGTTCCGGGTCGGGGACGGGGCCGTGGTCGCGCTCGTCGGGGCGAACGGCGCGGGCAAGTCGACGCTCCTGCGGATCGTCTCCGGCGAGATCGACGCGCACGGGGGTGCGGTGAGCCGCTCGGGGGGACTCGGCGTCATGCGCCAGATGGTCACGCGGTCGATCGACGGTCTCGCCGTCGAGACGGTGCGGGACCTGCTGCTGTCGGTCGCGCCGCCGCGGGTCCGGGCGGCCGCGCGCGCGGTCGACGCGATCGAGCTCGAGCTGATGGAGCGCGACGACGAGCCGACCCAGCTGCGCTACGCGGCGGCGCTCGCCGAGTACGCCGACGCGGGCGGGTACGACGCCGAGGTGGTCTGGGACGCGTGCTGCACGGCCGCGCTCGGGACCGGGTACGACCGGGTGCGCTGGCGCGAGCTGACGACGCTGTCGGGCGGTGAGCAGAAGCGTCTGGTGCTGGAGGCGCTCCTGCGTGGCTCCGACGACGTCCTGCTGCTGGACGAGCCGGACAACTACCTCGACGTCCCGGGCAAGCGCTGGCTCGAGGACCAGCTGCGTGCGACCGCGAAGACGGTGCTGCTGGTGAGCCACGACCGGGCGCTGCTCGCGTCTGCGGCCACGCGGGTCGTCACGCTGGAGCTCGGCGCCGCCGGGGCGGTGGCGTGGACCCATCCCGGCGGCTTCGCGACGTACCACGAGGCGCGGACCGCACGCTTCGCGCGTCTCGAGGAGCAGCGTCGACGATGGGACGAGGAGCGCCTGAAGCTCCGCGAGCTGGTGCTGCTCTACAAGAACAAGGCGGCGTACAACTCGGACATGGCGGCCCGCTACCGCGCGGCGCAGACACGGCTCCGCCGGTTCGAGGAGGCGGGCCCGCCGCAGGCCGTCCCGATCGAGCAGCAGGTCTCGATGCGGCTGTCCGGCGGCCGTACGGGCAAGCGGGTCCTGGTCTGCGAGCAGCTCGAGCTGACCGGGCTGATGAAGCCGTTCGACCTCGAGGTGTTCTTCGGTGAGCGGGTCGGCGTGCTCGGCTCGAACGGCTCCGGCAAGTCGCACCTGCTGCGGCTGCTGGCGGGCGGTGGCACGCGCCCCGAGACCGAGCACCTGCCGGTCGGCGACGAGCCGGTCGACCCGGTCGCGCACACCGGCGTCGCGCGGCTGGGGGCGCGGGTCCGCCCGGGCTGGTTCGTCCAGACGCACGTGCGGCCCGGTCTGGTCGGCCGGACCCTGCTCGAGGTCCTGCATCGCGGGGAGGTCGGACCGAGCGGCCACGGTCGTGCCGGCATGGGACACGAGCAGGCAGCGCGGGCGCTGGACCGCTACGAGCTGGCTCGCGCGGCCGAGCAGCGGTTCGAGGCGTTGTCCGGGGGGCAGCAGGCGCGGTTCCAGATCCTGCTGCTCGAGCTCTCCGGTGCCACGCTGCTGCTGCTCGACGAACCGACCGACAACCTCGACGTGGAGTCGGCGGAGGCGCTGGAGCAGGGACTGGACGCGTTCGAGGGGACGGTGCTCGCGGTGACCCACGACCGCTGGTTCGCGCGGACGCTCGACCGGTTCGTGGTCTTCCGTGCCGACGGGACGGTCGTCGAGTCCGACGAGCCGGTCTGGGACGAGAGCCGGGTCGAGCGGGCCCGGTGAGCGCGGCCGCGTGGCTCAGCCGCGCCGCGTCGCGAGCACGCGGAAGCCCTTCGCGCTCGTGACCCGCTCGGTCGGCCAGCCCTGCTCGGTCAGCCATCGCTGGAGGGAGTCGGAGCCGAGGTTGCGGCCGACGACCATCCGCGCCACCCCGTCGGGTGCCAGTCGGTCGAGCCAGCGCAGCAGGAGCTCGTGCAGCGCCGCCTTGCCGATCCGGATGGGCGGGTTCGACCAGATCTCGTCGTAGGTCGCCTCGGACGGGACGTCGTCCGGTGCCATCACGGCGACCCGGTCGGCGACCCCGGCACGCTCCGCGTTGAGCCGGGCCAGCTCCCGGGCACGCTCGTTCGGGTCGATCGCGTGCACCGTCGCCTGGGGAACCTCCCGGGCGACCGGGACGGCGATCGCGCCCCACCCGCACCCCAGGTCGAGCACGGACCGTGCCTGCGACGGTGGCGCGCAGGTGCGCAGCAGGATCGCGGTGGCCTTGTCGAGGCCGTCGCGCGCGAAGACGCCCCCGGCGGTCGTGAAGGTGTAGGAGCGGCCCCAGACCTCCGCCGTCACCTCGCGCCGGTTCTGCGGCCCGCTGGGGGTCTGTCCGAAGTAGTGCTCGGTCATCGCGACCGCTCAGTCCTCGGAGTCGAGAGCGGAGTCGGCCTCGAGCGGGCCGCGGAAGCTGCGGGCCTCCTCGGCGCGGGCCGCGAGCCGTGCGTCGGCGGGATACTCGACCTCCTCCAGGGTGAGGCCGTGAGCCGGCATCACCTTGACGCGCGGGTCGCGGGTGCGTGCGCCGAGCACCCGGGCCATCCAGGCCGGCTCGTGGCGTCCCTCGCCGACCGCGGTGAGGGCGCCCATCAGCGAGCGCACCATCGAGTGGCAGAAGGCGTCGGCGACGACGGTCGTCTCGACGATCCGGGAGTCGGTCCGGCGCGTGGTGAGCTGCTGGAGCGTGCGGATCGTGGTGGCGCCCTCACGGCGACGGCAGAAGGCCGCGAAGTCGTTCTCTCCGAGCACGCCCACCGCTGCGTCGTTCATCGCGGAGACGTCGAGCGGCCGCGGGTGGTGGACGATGTGGTTGCGGTGCAGCGGGTCGGGCCCGCTCGGCAGGTCCCACAGCCGGTACACGTAGCGGCGTCGCATCGCGGAGAATCTCGCGTCGAAGCCCTCGGGTGCCGCGGCGAGCGCCCGCACGACCACGTCGTCGGGCAGGGCCCGGTCGAGCCGGCGGACCAGCGGCTCCGGATCGAGCTCGAGGTCGTCGGGCAGGTCGACGTGCGCCACCTGCCCGCGGGCGTGGACGCCGGTGTCGGTGCGTCCGGCGACCGTCAGCCGGGCGGGCTCGTCGAGCCGCAGCACCAGCGTCAACGCGTCCTCGACCGTCTGCTGGACCGAGGGGTGGTCGGGCTGTCGGGCCCAGCCGCGGTACGCAGAGCCGTCGTAGGCCAGGTCGAGTCTCACGCGCACCCGCACACCGTACCCGGCGGGGCGCCCGACGCGACGACGCCGTCCCGCCGCGTGCGGCGGGACGGCGTCGTACGGAGGGTGCCGGCGGTGCCGGTCAGGCCCAGCGCTGCTCGCGCGGGGTGAAGGTGAGCTGGCGGCCCCCGGTGTAGATCTGCTTCGGGCGGGCGATCTTCTGCTCCTTGTCGTCGACGAGCTCGACCCACTGGGCCAGCCAGCCGGCGGTCCGCGGGATCGCGAACAGGACGGTGAACATCTCCGGCGGGAACTGGAGCGCCTCGTAGATCAGGCCGGAGTAGAAGTCGACGTTCGGGTAGAGCTTGCGCTTGACGAAGTACTCGTCCTCGAGCGCGATCTTCTCGAGCTCCACGGCGATCTTGAGCAGCGGGTTGACCCCGGTGACCTCGAAGACGTCGTCGCAGGCCTTCTTGATGATCGTGGCGCGCGGGTCGTAGTTCTTGTAGACCCGGTGGCCGAAGCCCATCAGCCGCTCGTCGCCGGCCTTGACGCCCTCGATGAACGCGGGGACGTTGCTCACGTCGCCGATCCGGCGCAGCATCCGCAGGACCGCCTCGTTCGCGCCGCCGTGCAGCGGGCCGTACAGCGCGGCGATGCCGGCCGACAGCGAGGAGTACGGGTCGACCTGCGTGGACCCGACGGAGCGCACGGCGTTGGCGGAGGCGTTCTGCTCGTGGTCCGCGTGCAGGATGAAGAGGATCTCGAGCGCCTTGGCCAGCCGCGGGTCGGCCTCGAACTTCGGCTCGCTCATCTTGAAGAGCATCGCGAGGAAGTTCTCGGCGTACGACAGGTCGTTGTCCGGGTAGACGTACGGCTTGCCCTGCGCGTGCCGGAAGGCCCAGGCGCCGAGCGTCGGCATCTTGGCGATCATCCGCACGATCTGGAGGTGCCGGACCTCCGGGTCGCTGATGTTGCGGGCCTCGGGGTAGAACGTCGAGAGGCCGCCGACTCCGGACAGCAGCATGCCCATCGGGTGCGCGTCGTAGCGGAAGCCCTGCATGAGGGACTTGATGTTCTCGTGGACGAACGTGTGGAACGTGATCTCGTGCTCCCACGCGTCGT harbors:
- a CDS encoding DNA-directed RNA polymerase subunit alpha yields the protein MLIAQRPTLSEDVVDDYRSRFVIEPLEPGFGYTLGNSLRRTLLSSIPGASVTSIKIDGVLHEFSTVPGATEDVTEIILNLKNLVVSSEHDEPVVMYLRKQGPGDVTAADIAPPAGVEVHNPDLKIATLNDKGKLELELVVERGRGYVSAVQNKSGDEEIGRMPVDSIYSPVLKVTYKVEATRVEQRTDFDKLIIDVETKRSITPRDAVASAGKTLVELFGLARELNVEAEGIDIGPSPVDEALAADLALPVEDLHLTVRSYNCLKREGIHTVGELISRSEQDLLDIRNFGSKSIDEVKAKLHEMGLGLKDSPAGFDPTAVVDSYDDDESFAEDEQY
- the rplQ gene encoding 50S ribosomal protein L17 — its product is MPTPTKGPRLGGSPAHQRLILANLATSLFEHGRITTTEAKAKRLRPYAESLITKAKVDTVANRRQVVKVIRDKSILHELFTEIAPKYATRPGGYTRITKIGPRKGDNAPMAVIELVEEKDFSVTTKPAKAETAAPAEADEVKDAIAATEAETEEAAEAAAAEATTDEAPAAEETEAAEAPADEAAAEKTDDAEADKA
- a CDS encoding LLM class flavin-dependent oxidoreductase gives rise to the protein MKLSVLDLVPVRTDQTTADALAATVALAQTADRLGFTRYWVAEHHNMPAVAATSPPVLIGLLAGRTDRIRVGSGGVMLPNHAPLAVAEQFALLEAAYPDRIDLGLGRAPGSDPVTSWALRGAAGRDDTDVQQFPQYLDDVMALMDSSVGVRVPIRGQDYRLRATPAATSTPRQWLLGSSTYSAHLAAAKGLPYVFAHHFSGHGTAEALAIYRREFQPSETTPAPRTFLTVNAVVAQTRDEAVALAIPNLQSMARLRTGASLAALDLVEDAEKAELTGQQLAMVEEGLARNIVGDPAQAAQEVRRLAAQFDVDEVMVHPVASARQGEDPRRSDARERTLALLAEALDG
- the truA gene encoding tRNA pseudouridine(38-40) synthase TruA, whose protein sequence is MRVRLDLAYDGSAYRGWARQPDHPSVQQTVEDALTLVLRLDEPARLTVAGRTDTGVHARGQVAHVDLPDDLELDPEPLVRRLDRALPDDVVVRALAAAPEGFDARFSAMRRRYVYRLWDLPSGPDPLHRNHIVHHPRPLDVSAMNDAAVGVLGENDFAAFCRRREGATTIRTLQQLTTRRTDSRIVETTVVADAFCHSMVRSLMGALTAVGEGRHEPAWMARVLGARTRDPRVKVMPAHGLTLEEVEYPADARLAARAEEARSFRGPLEADSALDSED
- a CDS encoding haloacid dehalogenase type II, which encodes MVALRDVVDVVVFDVLGTLVDEPSGLRAAIAEAVPAADDAALGELVGLWQTVVEDQQLRIAAGDRAYAPSDVVDAEAAEAVAARAGLGDVEVVARLAAAGRRLPAWPDADGGLERLARRYPLVGLSNASRASLLRLDAAAGLRWHLALSSEDAGAYKPAPEVYGLALSAAAVPAERVLMVAAHAWDLRGARAVGMRTAYVERPVGDPPRTDDGFDLEVGGLDALADALGA
- a CDS encoding class I SAM-dependent methyltransferase: MTEHYFGQTPSGPQNRREVTAEVWGRSYTFTTAGGVFARDGLDKATAILLRTCAPPSQARSVLDLGCGWGAIAVPVAREVPQATVHAIDPNERARELARLNAERAGVADRVAVMAPDDVPSEATYDEIWSNPPIRIGKAALHELLLRWLDRLAPDGVARMVVGRNLGSDSLQRWLTEQGWPTERVTSAKGFRVLATRRG
- a CDS encoding citrate synthase, which produces MTDATPAVPDESLSIRDNRTGEEYTVPIVDGAIRAADLGKIGKTEDEPGLVSYDPGFTNTASTRSSVTFIDGEKGILEYRGYPIEQLAEHSNYLEVAYLLINGELPTKEQYDAWEHEITFHTFVHENIKSLMQGFRYDAHPMGMLLSGVGGLSTFYPEARNISDPEVRHLQIVRMIAKMPTLGAWAFRHAQGKPYVYPDNDLSYAENFLAMLFKMSEPKFEADPRLAKALEILFILHADHEQNASANAVRSVGSTQVDPYSSLSAGIAALYGPLHGGANEAVLRMLRRIGDVSNVPAFIEGVKAGDERLMGFGHRVYKNYDPRATIIKKACDDVFEVTGVNPLLKIAVELEKIALEDEYFVKRKLYPNVDFYSGLIYEALQFPPEMFTVLFAIPRTAGWLAQWVELVDDKEQKIARPKQIYTGGRQLTFTPREQRWA
- a CDS encoding ABC-F family ATP-binding cassette domain-containing protein translates to MGHVDLSSIRYHLPDGRVLLDDVSFRVGDGAVVALVGANGAGKSTLLRIVSGEIDAHGGAVSRSGGLGVMRQMVTRSIDGLAVETVRDLLLSVAPPRVRAAARAVDAIELELMERDDEPTQLRYAAALAEYADAGGYDAEVVWDACCTAALGTGYDRVRWRELTTLSGGEQKRLVLEALLRGSDDVLLLDEPDNYLDVPGKRWLEDQLRATAKTVLLVSHDRALLASAATRVVTLELGAAGAVAWTHPGGFATYHEARTARFARLEEQRRRWDEERLKLRELVLLYKNKAAYNSDMAARYRAAQTRLRRFEEAGPPQAVPIEQQVSMRLSGGRTGKRVLVCEQLELTGLMKPFDLEVFFGERVGVLGSNGSGKSHLLRLLAGGGTRPETEHLPVGDEPVDPVAHTGVARLGARVRPGWFVQTHVRPGLVGRTLLEVLHRGEVGPSGHGRAGMGHEQAARALDRYELARAAEQRFEALSGGQQARFQILLLELSGATLLLLDEPTDNLDVESAEALEQGLDAFEGTVLAVTHDRWFARTLDRFVVFRADGTVVESDEPVWDESRVERAR
- a CDS encoding GlsB/YeaQ/YmgE family stress response membrane protein, with the protein product MLIIAIILFGMLAGAAAQFIVGRASSGVDWTMAFVAGIAGSFIGGLLISLISGDGLDIRPSGIIGSIAGAVIVTAVWTWWRERSTAGLG